One window of Athalia rosae chromosome 4, iyAthRosa1.1, whole genome shotgun sequence genomic DNA carries:
- the LOC105693795 gene encoding lethal(2) giant larvae protein homolog 1 isoform X4, producing the protein MLKFIRGKGQQPTAERQKLQKDLFAFRKTIQHGFPNKPTAFAWDPSLRLMIIGTASGAIKVFGRPGVEFYGQHTTESGENAVTKIIALPNEGRVVSLCDDNSLHLWEINESSLVETKSLSLEGKLKKISAMCLESNGDHLLLGTEGGNIYLLNLKTFTMSDNIIYQDVVMQNVPEDYKINPGAVEAIAEQPGHPDNILIGYNRGLMVLWNKATPGAQQLMGLFSRAQTFVSTQQLESVYWLSETRFISSHNDGSYAFWSAGNDTVPESTTLYGPFPCKAVSKILAHPISDEDEIILFSGGMPRASYGDRHTITAMTKEKHVVFDFTSKVIDFFTVMPKADEDSKGGLQTPEALIVLAEEELVAIDLTNPDWKMMALPYLVSLHASAVTCSQHVPNVPQELWNSITAAGKAQTEHLYSEKTWPIDGGLILCKKPANPDKPANNELLLTGHEDGTVRFWNASDVALTPLYKYNSSILFTGEHLDVLEQPPEDEEDEWPPFRKVGTFDPYSDDPRLAVKKVLLCPLSSTLVVAGTAGHVITAVISSEPVNKEIKAVTMNIVNDRDGFVWKGHDQLPARSTSISFATGFQPQNLLQLHPPAAVTALALHSEWGLLAAGTAHGLALFDYIRSKTVSVKCTLNPNDLTGAGDTPISRRKSFKKSLRESFRRLRKGRSQRRTNTGSPTAPDKKKEPPTPASSPIGDISSAEAKPVERQIEARPVDDSLGSMVRCLYFARSYIISMQNTTPTLWAGTNNGTVYVFTLAIPAGVRRTEEDVNCTLGKEIQLKHRAPVIAITILDGSSVPLPEPFEAEKGVTPGPDMASPHRVVIASEEQFKIFNLPSLKPFCKYKLTAHEGSRVRKTGFAKFSCAVEPAGTHEETCLLCLTNLGDCLLLSVPDLRRQLNAAAIKREDINGISSLTFTKAGEALYLHSSSELQRISLSATRITKAHCALNLPPNARATEAPADEVREEGKVEGIPETDGETQGSHPVAAPRTLSENGTLGSTASTSEVNGDDDRNDLSSIGDITIDSVKDHLLNSSLFRNATSSEDLHSRLAGLKMEVTSRTSEISTQNQSLVVKTTTVITQASSNGTSNGDVEQNQSNDVQQLNSTTVEREISSGTETTTTHATITLPPNVEISAADLANLEVTTTTVTTEKSKAPLARPEEVGS; encoded by the exons ATGTTGAAATTTATCAGAGGAAAGGGTCAGCAACCTACAGCTGAGCGTCAGAAGCTGCAGAAGGACCTCTTTGCCTTCAGGAAG ACCATACAGCATGGTTTTCCAAATAAGCCCACTGCGTTCGCATGGGACCCCAGCTTGAGGCTCATGATAATCGGTACTGCGTCTGGAGCCATTAAAGT ATTTGGTAGACCAGGTGTTGAATTTTATGGGCAACATACGACAGAAAGTGGGGAGAATGCTGTCACCAAAATCATCGCACTTCCCAATGAG gGACGAGTTGTCTCACTTTGCGACGACAATTCTCTTCACTTGTGGGAGATCAATGAGAGTTCTTTGGTCGAAACTAAGTCTCTTTCTCTCGAAGGAAAGctcaaaaaaatatctgcaaTGTGTCTGGAATCCAACGGGGATCATCTTCTATTGGGGACCGAAGGgggaaatatttatttgttgaaTCTTAAGACATTCACCATGTctgataatattatttatcagGATGTAGTGATGCAGAA TGTCCCGGAGGATTACAAAATTAATCCTGGAGCAGTTGAGGCAATAGCTGAGCAGCCTGGGCATCCGGATAATATTCTTATTGGATATAATCGCGGATTGATGGTTCTGTGGAACAAGGCTACACCTGGGGCTCAACAA CTGATGGGTTTGTTTTCGCGTGCGCAGACATTCGTCTCCACGCAACAGCTGGAATCTGTGTACTGGCTCTCTGAGACACGATTTATATCTTCACATAACGACGGATCTTATGCATTCTGGAGTGCCGGGAATGACACTGTACCGGAATCTACAACTCTCTACGGACCTTTCCCCTGCAAAGCTGTCTCAAAAATACTAGCTCATCCAATTAGCGA tgaggatgaaattattttattctccggTGGAATGCCTCGCGCGAGTTACGGGGACCGACACACTATAACGGCTATGACTAAAGAGAAACATGTTGTCTTCGACTTTACTTCAAAGGTAatcgattttttcaccgtcATGCCCAAAGCAGATGAAGATAGCAAGGGTGGTCTGCAGACCCCGGAAGCTTTGATAGTTCTAGCTGAAGAAGAACTAGTTGCTATCGACTTGACGAATCCAGACTGGAAAATGATGGCTTTGCCGTATTTGGTATCTTTGCATGCAAGCGCG GTAACTTGCTCACAACACGTGCCTAACGTTCCGCAAGAATTGTGGAACTCTATCACAGCTGCGGGAAAAGCTCAAACAGAACATTTGTACTCTGAAAAAACATGGCCAATCGACGGCGGTCTAATTCTATGTAAAAAACCTGCAAATCCAGATAAACCAGCCAATAACGAACTGCTTTTGACTGGACACGAAGATGGAACCGTCAGATTTTGGAATGCATCTGATGTCGCTCTTACGCCtctatataagtataattcGTCCATTTTATTCACTGGGGAGCATTTGGATGTGCTCGAACAGCCACCAGAAGATGAGGAGGATGAATGGCCACCTTTTAGAAAAGTTGGCACGTTTGATCCTTACTCGGACGACCCTCGTTTAGCTGTTAAAAAAGTGTTGCTTTGTCCTCTTTCTTCGACGCTAGTCGTGGCTGGCACAGCGGGCCACGTTATTACTGCCGTTATTTCGTCAGAACCAGTGAATAAAGAAATCAAAGCGGTTACTATGAACATAGTCAATGATCGAGATGGCTTTGTTTGGAAGGGGCACGATCAGCTCCCCGCGAGATCAACTAGTATATCGTTTGCTACCGGATTCCAACCACAGAATCTGTTACAACTCCATCCACCTGCTGCTGTTACTGCCCTTGCTCTACACAGCGAATGGGGACTTCTAGCTGCTGGAACAGCGCACGGATTAGCTCTTTTTGATTACATCAGATCGAAAACAGTCAGTGTCAAGTGCACCTTGAATCCAAATG ATTTGACTGGCGCGGGAGATACGCCGATATCTCGGAGAAAATCGTTCAAGAAATCATTGAGAGAGTCATTCAGAAGACTGAGAAAAGGGAGATCGCAACGGCGAACAAATACGGGTAGCCCTACTGCCcctgataaaaagaaagaacc ACCAACTCCCGCATCTTCTCCAATTGGAGATATTTCTTCAGCTGAAGCGAAACCTGTAGAGAGACAAATAGAAGCAAGACCTGTAGATGATTCCCTAGGTTCAATGGTTCGCTGTTTGTATTTTGCCCGTAGCTACATAATTAGCA tGCAAAATACAACTCCGACTCTTTGGGCGGGCACAAATAATGGAACAGTTTATGTTTTCACTTTGGCAATTCCTGCGGGAGTCAGGCGAACTGAAGAAGATGTAAATTGTACTCTTGGTAAAGAAATACAGTTGAAACATCGAGCGCCTGTTATTGCGATAACCATCTTGGATGGATCTAGTGTTCCTTTGCCCGAGCCATTTGAAGCAGAGAAAGGAGTGACACCAGGTCCCGATATGGCATCACCTCACAGAGTAGTGATTGCGAGTGAAGaacaattcaaaattttcaatctaccTTCCTTAAAACCCTTCTGCAAGTACAAGTTGACTGCACATGAAGGATCCAGAGTGAGAAAAACCGGATTTGCTAAGTTCAGCTGTGCTGTAGAGCCAGCGGGTACACACGAAGAAACGTGTTTGCTCTGCCTCACAAATTTAGGAGATTGTCTTTTGCTCAGCGTTCCGGATCTTCGAAGGCAGCTGAATGCAGCTGCGATAAAGAGAGAGGACATCAA CGGTATTTCTTCACTGACATTCACCAAAGCTGGAGAAGCGTTGTATCTCCATTCTAGTTCGGAACTACAAAGAATTTCGTTGTCTGCGACTCGAATTACGAAGGCTCATTGCGCGTTAAATTTACCACCGAATGCTCGAGCTACAGAGGCGCCGGCGGACGAAGTTAGGGAAGAAGGAAAAGTGGAAGGGATCCCGGAAACAGACGGAGAAACTCAGGGTAGCCATCCTGTTGCAGCGCCTCGCACCCTTTCGGAGAATGGTACTCTGGGGTCAA CTGCCAGTACCTCGGAGGTCAATGGAGATGATGATCGCAACGATCTAAGTTCAATTGGGGACATAACAATTGACAGTGTCAAGGACCATTTGCT TAACAGTTCACTTTTCAGAAATGCAACATCCTCTGAGGATTTGCACAGCCGGTTAGCTGGCCTGAAAATGGAAGTTACTTCCCGCACCTCTGAAATATCTACTCAAAATCAGTCATTAGTGGTAAAAACTACGACAGTCATTACCCAAGCTTCTAGCAACGGAACAAGCAATGGGGACGTTGAACAAAATCAGTCAAACGATGTCCAGCAGCTCAACA GCACCACGGTAGAGCGAGAAATTTCAAGTGGGACAGAGACTACAACAACACATGCAACGATTACGCTGCCCCCAAATGTCGAG ATTAGCGCAGCAGATTTAGCTAATCTTGAAGTAACTACGACAACGGTGACAACTGAAAAGTCCAAGGCACCACTGGCAAGGCCCGAAGAAGTAGGATCTTAG
- the LOC105693795 gene encoding lethal(2) giant larvae protein homolog 1 isoform X5: protein MLKFIRGKGQQPTAERQKLQKDLFAFRKTIQHGFPNKPTAFAWDPSLRLMIIGTASGAIKVFGRPGVEFYGQHTTESGENAVTKIIALPNEGRVVSLCDDNSLHLWEINESSLVETKSLSLEGKLKKISAMCLESNGDHLLLGTEGGNIYLLNLKTFTMSDNIIYQDVVMQNVPEDYKINPGAVEAIAEQPGHPDNILIGYNRGLMVLWNKATPGAQQLMGLFSRAQTFVSTQQLESVYWLSETRFISSHNDGSYAFWSAGNDTVPESTTLYGPFPCKAVSKILAHPISDEDEIILFSGGMPRASYGDRHTITAMTKEKHVVFDFTSKVIDFFTVMPKADEDSKGGLQTPEALIVLAEEELVAIDLTNPDWKMMALPYLVSLHASAVTCSQHVPNVPQELWNSITAAGKAQTEHLYSEKTWPIDGGLILCKKPANPDKPANNELLLTGHEDGTVRFWNASDVALTPLYKYNSSILFTGEHLDVLEQPPEDEEDEWPPFRKVGTFDPYSDDPRLAVKKVLLCPLSSTLVVAGTAGHVITAVISSEPVNKEIKAVTMNIVNDRDGFVWKGHDQLPARSTSISFATGFQPQNLLQLHPPAAVTALALHSEWGLLAAGTAHGLALFDYIRSKTVSVKCTLNPNDLTGAGDTPISRRKSFKKSLRESFRRLRKGRSQRRTNTGSPTAPDKKKEPPTPASSPIGDISSAEAKPVERQIEARPVDDSLGSMVRCLYFARSYIISMQNTTPTLWAGTNNGTVYVFTLAIPAGVRRTEEDVNCTLGKEIQLKHRAPVIAITILDGSSVPLPEPFEAEKGVTPGPDMASPHRVVIASEEQFKIFNLPSLKPFCKYKLTAHEGSRVRKTGFAKFSCAVEPAGTHEETCLLCLTNLGDCLLLSVPDLRRQLNAAAIKREDINGISSLTFTKAGEALYLHSSSELQRISLSATRITKAHCALNLPPNARATEAPADEVREEGKVEGIPETDGETQGSHPVAAPRTLSENGTLGSTASTSEVNGDDDRNDLSSIGDITIDSVKDHLLNATSSEDLHSRLAGLKMEVTSRTSEISTQNQSLVVKTTTVITQASSNGTSNGDVEQNQSNDVQQLNSTTVEREISSGTETTTTHATITLPPNVEISAADLANLEVTTTTVTTEKSKAPLARPEEVGS from the exons ATGTTGAAATTTATCAGAGGAAAGGGTCAGCAACCTACAGCTGAGCGTCAGAAGCTGCAGAAGGACCTCTTTGCCTTCAGGAAG ACCATACAGCATGGTTTTCCAAATAAGCCCACTGCGTTCGCATGGGACCCCAGCTTGAGGCTCATGATAATCGGTACTGCGTCTGGAGCCATTAAAGT ATTTGGTAGACCAGGTGTTGAATTTTATGGGCAACATACGACAGAAAGTGGGGAGAATGCTGTCACCAAAATCATCGCACTTCCCAATGAG gGACGAGTTGTCTCACTTTGCGACGACAATTCTCTTCACTTGTGGGAGATCAATGAGAGTTCTTTGGTCGAAACTAAGTCTCTTTCTCTCGAAGGAAAGctcaaaaaaatatctgcaaTGTGTCTGGAATCCAACGGGGATCATCTTCTATTGGGGACCGAAGGgggaaatatttatttgttgaaTCTTAAGACATTCACCATGTctgataatattatttatcagGATGTAGTGATGCAGAA TGTCCCGGAGGATTACAAAATTAATCCTGGAGCAGTTGAGGCAATAGCTGAGCAGCCTGGGCATCCGGATAATATTCTTATTGGATATAATCGCGGATTGATGGTTCTGTGGAACAAGGCTACACCTGGGGCTCAACAA CTGATGGGTTTGTTTTCGCGTGCGCAGACATTCGTCTCCACGCAACAGCTGGAATCTGTGTACTGGCTCTCTGAGACACGATTTATATCTTCACATAACGACGGATCTTATGCATTCTGGAGTGCCGGGAATGACACTGTACCGGAATCTACAACTCTCTACGGACCTTTCCCCTGCAAAGCTGTCTCAAAAATACTAGCTCATCCAATTAGCGA tgaggatgaaattattttattctccggTGGAATGCCTCGCGCGAGTTACGGGGACCGACACACTATAACGGCTATGACTAAAGAGAAACATGTTGTCTTCGACTTTACTTCAAAGGTAatcgattttttcaccgtcATGCCCAAAGCAGATGAAGATAGCAAGGGTGGTCTGCAGACCCCGGAAGCTTTGATAGTTCTAGCTGAAGAAGAACTAGTTGCTATCGACTTGACGAATCCAGACTGGAAAATGATGGCTTTGCCGTATTTGGTATCTTTGCATGCAAGCGCG GTAACTTGCTCACAACACGTGCCTAACGTTCCGCAAGAATTGTGGAACTCTATCACAGCTGCGGGAAAAGCTCAAACAGAACATTTGTACTCTGAAAAAACATGGCCAATCGACGGCGGTCTAATTCTATGTAAAAAACCTGCAAATCCAGATAAACCAGCCAATAACGAACTGCTTTTGACTGGACACGAAGATGGAACCGTCAGATTTTGGAATGCATCTGATGTCGCTCTTACGCCtctatataagtataattcGTCCATTTTATTCACTGGGGAGCATTTGGATGTGCTCGAACAGCCACCAGAAGATGAGGAGGATGAATGGCCACCTTTTAGAAAAGTTGGCACGTTTGATCCTTACTCGGACGACCCTCGTTTAGCTGTTAAAAAAGTGTTGCTTTGTCCTCTTTCTTCGACGCTAGTCGTGGCTGGCACAGCGGGCCACGTTATTACTGCCGTTATTTCGTCAGAACCAGTGAATAAAGAAATCAAAGCGGTTACTATGAACATAGTCAATGATCGAGATGGCTTTGTTTGGAAGGGGCACGATCAGCTCCCCGCGAGATCAACTAGTATATCGTTTGCTACCGGATTCCAACCACAGAATCTGTTACAACTCCATCCACCTGCTGCTGTTACTGCCCTTGCTCTACACAGCGAATGGGGACTTCTAGCTGCTGGAACAGCGCACGGATTAGCTCTTTTTGATTACATCAGATCGAAAACAGTCAGTGTCAAGTGCACCTTGAATCCAAATG ATTTGACTGGCGCGGGAGATACGCCGATATCTCGGAGAAAATCGTTCAAGAAATCATTGAGAGAGTCATTCAGAAGACTGAGAAAAGGGAGATCGCAACGGCGAACAAATACGGGTAGCCCTACTGCCcctgataaaaagaaagaacc ACCAACTCCCGCATCTTCTCCAATTGGAGATATTTCTTCAGCTGAAGCGAAACCTGTAGAGAGACAAATAGAAGCAAGACCTGTAGATGATTCCCTAGGTTCAATGGTTCGCTGTTTGTATTTTGCCCGTAGCTACATAATTAGCA tGCAAAATACAACTCCGACTCTTTGGGCGGGCACAAATAATGGAACAGTTTATGTTTTCACTTTGGCAATTCCTGCGGGAGTCAGGCGAACTGAAGAAGATGTAAATTGTACTCTTGGTAAAGAAATACAGTTGAAACATCGAGCGCCTGTTATTGCGATAACCATCTTGGATGGATCTAGTGTTCCTTTGCCCGAGCCATTTGAAGCAGAGAAAGGAGTGACACCAGGTCCCGATATGGCATCACCTCACAGAGTAGTGATTGCGAGTGAAGaacaattcaaaattttcaatctaccTTCCTTAAAACCCTTCTGCAAGTACAAGTTGACTGCACATGAAGGATCCAGAGTGAGAAAAACCGGATTTGCTAAGTTCAGCTGTGCTGTAGAGCCAGCGGGTACACACGAAGAAACGTGTTTGCTCTGCCTCACAAATTTAGGAGATTGTCTTTTGCTCAGCGTTCCGGATCTTCGAAGGCAGCTGAATGCAGCTGCGATAAAGAGAGAGGACATCAA CGGTATTTCTTCACTGACATTCACCAAAGCTGGAGAAGCGTTGTATCTCCATTCTAGTTCGGAACTACAAAGAATTTCGTTGTCTGCGACTCGAATTACGAAGGCTCATTGCGCGTTAAATTTACCACCGAATGCTCGAGCTACAGAGGCGCCGGCGGACGAAGTTAGGGAAGAAGGAAAAGTGGAAGGGATCCCGGAAACAGACGGAGAAACTCAGGGTAGCCATCCTGTTGCAGCGCCTCGCACCCTTTCGGAGAATGGTACTCTGGGGTCAA CTGCCAGTACCTCGGAGGTCAATGGAGATGATGATCGCAACGATCTAAGTTCAATTGGGGACATAACAATTGACAGTGTCAAGGACCATTTGCT AAATGCAACATCCTCTGAGGATTTGCACAGCCGGTTAGCTGGCCTGAAAATGGAAGTTACTTCCCGCACCTCTGAAATATCTACTCAAAATCAGTCATTAGTGGTAAAAACTACGACAGTCATTACCCAAGCTTCTAGCAACGGAACAAGCAATGGGGACGTTGAACAAAATCAGTCAAACGATGTCCAGCAGCTCAACA GCACCACGGTAGAGCGAGAAATTTCAAGTGGGACAGAGACTACAACAACACATGCAACGATTACGCTGCCCCCAAATGTCGAG ATTAGCGCAGCAGATTTAGCTAATCTTGAAGTAACTACGACAACGGTGACAACTGAAAAGTCCAAGGCACCACTGGCAAGGCCCGAAGAAGTAGGATCTTAG
- the LOC105693795 gene encoding lethal(2) giant larvae protein homolog 1 isoform X8 → MLKFIRGKGQQPTAERQKLQKDLFAFRKTIQHGFPNKPTAFAWDPSLRLMIIGTASGAIKVFGRPGVEFYGQHTTESGENAVTKIIALPNEGRVVSLCDDNSLHLWEINESSLVETKSLSLEGKLKKISAMCLESNGDHLLLGTEGGNIYLLNLKTFTMSDNIIYQDVVMQNVPEDYKINPGAVEAIAEQPGHPDNILIGYNRGLMVLWNKATPGAQQTFVSTQQLESVYWLSETRFISSHNDGSYAFWSAGNDTVPESTTLYGPFPCKAVSKILAHPISDEDEIILFSGGMPRASYGDRHTITAMTKEKHVVFDFTSKVIDFFTVMPKADEDSKGGLQTPEALIVLAEEELVAIDLTNPDWKMMALPYLVSLHASAVTCSQHVPNVPQELWNSITAAGKAQTEHLYSEKTWPIDGGLILCKKPANPDKPANNELLLTGHEDGTVRFWNASDVALTPLYKYNSSILFTGEHLDVLEQPPEDEEDEWPPFRKVGTFDPYSDDPRLAVKKVLLCPLSSTLVVAGTAGHVITAVISSEPVNKEIKAVTMNIVNDRDGFVWKGHDQLPARSTSISFATGFQPQNLLQLHPPAAVTALALHSEWGLLAAGTAHGLALFDYIRSKTVSVKCTLNPNDLTGAGDTPISRRKSFKKSLRESFRRLRKGRSQRRTNTGSPTAPDKKKEPPTPASSPIGDISSAEAKPVERQIEARPVDDSLGSMVRCLYFARSYIISMQNTTPTLWAGTNNGTVYVFTLAIPAGVRRTEEDVNCTLGKEIQLKHRAPVIAITILDGSSVPLPEPFEAEKGVTPGPDMASPHRVVIASEEQFKIFNLPSLKPFCKYKLTAHEGSRVRKTGFAKFSCAVEPAGTHEETCLLCLTNLGDCLLLSVPDLRRQLNAAAIKREDINGISSLTFTKAGEALYLHSSSELQRISLSATRITKAHCALNLPPNARATEAPADEVREEGKVEGIPETDGETQGSHPVAAPRTLSENGTLGSTGEESSKEPSLRPAASTSEVNGDDDRNDLSSIGDITIDSVKDHLLNATSSEDLHSRLAGLKMEVTSRTSEISTQNQSLVVKTTTVITQASSNGTSNGDVEQNQSNDVQQLNSTTVEREISSGTETTTTHATITLPPNVEISAADLANLEVTTTTVTTEKSKAPLARPEEVGS, encoded by the exons ATGTTGAAATTTATCAGAGGAAAGGGTCAGCAACCTACAGCTGAGCGTCAGAAGCTGCAGAAGGACCTCTTTGCCTTCAGGAAG ACCATACAGCATGGTTTTCCAAATAAGCCCACTGCGTTCGCATGGGACCCCAGCTTGAGGCTCATGATAATCGGTACTGCGTCTGGAGCCATTAAAGT ATTTGGTAGACCAGGTGTTGAATTTTATGGGCAACATACGACAGAAAGTGGGGAGAATGCTGTCACCAAAATCATCGCACTTCCCAATGAG gGACGAGTTGTCTCACTTTGCGACGACAATTCTCTTCACTTGTGGGAGATCAATGAGAGTTCTTTGGTCGAAACTAAGTCTCTTTCTCTCGAAGGAAAGctcaaaaaaatatctgcaaTGTGTCTGGAATCCAACGGGGATCATCTTCTATTGGGGACCGAAGGgggaaatatttatttgttgaaTCTTAAGACATTCACCATGTctgataatattatttatcagGATGTAGTGATGCAGAA TGTCCCGGAGGATTACAAAATTAATCCTGGAGCAGTTGAGGCAATAGCTGAGCAGCCTGGGCATCCGGATAATATTCTTATTGGATATAATCGCGGATTGATGGTTCTGTGGAACAAGGCTACACCTGGGGCTCAACAA ACATTCGTCTCCACGCAACAGCTGGAATCTGTGTACTGGCTCTCTGAGACACGATTTATATCTTCACATAACGACGGATCTTATGCATTCTGGAGTGCCGGGAATGACACTGTACCGGAATCTACAACTCTCTACGGACCTTTCCCCTGCAAAGCTGTCTCAAAAATACTAGCTCATCCAATTAGCGA tgaggatgaaattattttattctccggTGGAATGCCTCGCGCGAGTTACGGGGACCGACACACTATAACGGCTATGACTAAAGAGAAACATGTTGTCTTCGACTTTACTTCAAAGGTAatcgattttttcaccgtcATGCCCAAAGCAGATGAAGATAGCAAGGGTGGTCTGCAGACCCCGGAAGCTTTGATAGTTCTAGCTGAAGAAGAACTAGTTGCTATCGACTTGACGAATCCAGACTGGAAAATGATGGCTTTGCCGTATTTGGTATCTTTGCATGCAAGCGCG GTAACTTGCTCACAACACGTGCCTAACGTTCCGCAAGAATTGTGGAACTCTATCACAGCTGCGGGAAAAGCTCAAACAGAACATTTGTACTCTGAAAAAACATGGCCAATCGACGGCGGTCTAATTCTATGTAAAAAACCTGCAAATCCAGATAAACCAGCCAATAACGAACTGCTTTTGACTGGACACGAAGATGGAACCGTCAGATTTTGGAATGCATCTGATGTCGCTCTTACGCCtctatataagtataattcGTCCATTTTATTCACTGGGGAGCATTTGGATGTGCTCGAACAGCCACCAGAAGATGAGGAGGATGAATGGCCACCTTTTAGAAAAGTTGGCACGTTTGATCCTTACTCGGACGACCCTCGTTTAGCTGTTAAAAAAGTGTTGCTTTGTCCTCTTTCTTCGACGCTAGTCGTGGCTGGCACAGCGGGCCACGTTATTACTGCCGTTATTTCGTCAGAACCAGTGAATAAAGAAATCAAAGCGGTTACTATGAACATAGTCAATGATCGAGATGGCTTTGTTTGGAAGGGGCACGATCAGCTCCCCGCGAGATCAACTAGTATATCGTTTGCTACCGGATTCCAACCACAGAATCTGTTACAACTCCATCCACCTGCTGCTGTTACTGCCCTTGCTCTACACAGCGAATGGGGACTTCTAGCTGCTGGAACAGCGCACGGATTAGCTCTTTTTGATTACATCAGATCGAAAACAGTCAGTGTCAAGTGCACCTTGAATCCAAATG ATTTGACTGGCGCGGGAGATACGCCGATATCTCGGAGAAAATCGTTCAAGAAATCATTGAGAGAGTCATTCAGAAGACTGAGAAAAGGGAGATCGCAACGGCGAACAAATACGGGTAGCCCTACTGCCcctgataaaaagaaagaacc ACCAACTCCCGCATCTTCTCCAATTGGAGATATTTCTTCAGCTGAAGCGAAACCTGTAGAGAGACAAATAGAAGCAAGACCTGTAGATGATTCCCTAGGTTCAATGGTTCGCTGTTTGTATTTTGCCCGTAGCTACATAATTAGCA tGCAAAATACAACTCCGACTCTTTGGGCGGGCACAAATAATGGAACAGTTTATGTTTTCACTTTGGCAATTCCTGCGGGAGTCAGGCGAACTGAAGAAGATGTAAATTGTACTCTTGGTAAAGAAATACAGTTGAAACATCGAGCGCCTGTTATTGCGATAACCATCTTGGATGGATCTAGTGTTCCTTTGCCCGAGCCATTTGAAGCAGAGAAAGGAGTGACACCAGGTCCCGATATGGCATCACCTCACAGAGTAGTGATTGCGAGTGAAGaacaattcaaaattttcaatctaccTTCCTTAAAACCCTTCTGCAAGTACAAGTTGACTGCACATGAAGGATCCAGAGTGAGAAAAACCGGATTTGCTAAGTTCAGCTGTGCTGTAGAGCCAGCGGGTACACACGAAGAAACGTGTTTGCTCTGCCTCACAAATTTAGGAGATTGTCTTTTGCTCAGCGTTCCGGATCTTCGAAGGCAGCTGAATGCAGCTGCGATAAAGAGAGAGGACATCAA CGGTATTTCTTCACTGACATTCACCAAAGCTGGAGAAGCGTTGTATCTCCATTCTAGTTCGGAACTACAAAGAATTTCGTTGTCTGCGACTCGAATTACGAAGGCTCATTGCGCGTTAAATTTACCACCGAATGCTCGAGCTACAGAGGCGCCGGCGGACGAAGTTAGGGAAGAAGGAAAAGTGGAAGGGATCCCGGAAACAGACGGAGAAACTCAGGGTAGCCATCCTGTTGCAGCGCCTCGCACCCTTTCGGAGAATGGTACTCTGGGGTCAA CTGGTGAAGAATCTTCTAAAGAACCTTCTCTTCGACCAGCTGCCAGTACCTCGGAGGTCAATGGAGATGATGATCGCAACGATCTAAGTTCAATTGGGGACATAACAATTGACAGTGTCAAGGACCATTTGCT AAATGCAACATCCTCTGAGGATTTGCACAGCCGGTTAGCTGGCCTGAAAATGGAAGTTACTTCCCGCACCTCTGAAATATCTACTCAAAATCAGTCATTAGTGGTAAAAACTACGACAGTCATTACCCAAGCTTCTAGCAACGGAACAAGCAATGGGGACGTTGAACAAAATCAGTCAAACGATGTCCAGCAGCTCAACA GCACCACGGTAGAGCGAGAAATTTCAAGTGGGACAGAGACTACAACAACACATGCAACGATTACGCTGCCCCCAAATGTCGAG ATTAGCGCAGCAGATTTAGCTAATCTTGAAGTAACTACGACAACGGTGACAACTGAAAAGTCCAAGGCACCACTGGCAAGGCCCGAAGAAGTAGGATCTTAG